The following coding sequences lie in one Paenibacillus durus ATCC 35681 genomic window:
- a CDS encoding xanthine phosphoribosyltransferase, translated as MEILKKRILEEGVVVSDQVLKLDGLLNHQVDPELTMEMGREFAKLFADQGVTRVVTVESSGIAVAFATAHELKVPLVFARRKKTLLADPDALCERVPSFTKGIVTDIMISRQFISPEDKILFIDDIIANGDAARGLIKIIHRSGAELVGLGVVVEKCFEAGARTIREQGVRLESLIKIKSLAGGRIEFEQ; from the coding sequence ATGGAAATATTGAAAAAGCGGATTTTGGAGGAAGGGGTTGTCGTTTCCGATCAGGTGTTGAAGCTGGACGGGCTGCTCAACCATCAGGTCGATCCCGAGCTGACAATGGAGATGGGACGGGAATTTGCGAAGCTGTTTGCAGACCAGGGAGTGACCCGTGTTGTTACCGTGGAATCCTCGGGTATCGCCGTTGCATTTGCCACCGCGCATGAATTGAAGGTGCCGCTTGTCTTTGCGCGCCGCAAGAAAACACTGCTGGCCGACCCTGATGCGCTGTGCGAGCGGGTTCCGTCGTTTACGAAGGGGATCGTCACGGACATTATGATTTCCCGCCAATTTATATCGCCGGAGGACAAAATTCTGTTCATCGACGATATTATCGCCAACGGCGATGCGGCGCGCGGCTTGATTAAGATCATTCATCGCTCGGGAGCGGAGCTCGTCGGACTTGGGGTCGTTGTGGAAAAATGCTTTGAGGCCGGTGCCCGTACGATCCGCGAACAGGGTGTACGTCTGGAATCGCTTATAAAAATCAAGTCCCTTGCCGGCGGAAGAATCGAATTCGAGCAGTAA
- a CDS encoding membrane protein produces MRQMLRTLQIAFTYIGTIVGAGFATGQEILQFFTQYGRWATLTIVFATGVFIWLGTKMMILAQRIGAESYEDFNRHLFGKNVGGIISLFTLAILIGVNSIMLAGAGAIFEEHLGLHYQTGLVLTVIGSYLLLKRGISGILQMNSIVVPLMLTLSLIIIFNTLDHPGAHHFLQLGTKRSAFAAGLSPFLYTAFNLGMSQAVLVPMARHTQNERPLIYGGILGGLGIGFMLMAAHFAMSAHMPGILKFEIPMGSIAFRLGALVQLVYLMLIFLEIFSTFVADIYGVTLQLAQRLPISSAFITPAVMLTCYVFSQFGFSSLLALFYPMFGALSLVWAVKLILVPMVPPGKSVAPPKSELLPAPKPVPRSTRR; encoded by the coding sequence ATGAGACAAATGCTCCGCACGCTGCAAATCGCCTTTACTTATATTGGCACTATTGTGGGAGCCGGATTCGCCACCGGCCAGGAAATTCTCCAGTTCTTCACGCAGTACGGCCGCTGGGCAACGCTGACCATTGTGTTCGCCACAGGGGTCTTTATCTGGCTCGGCACCAAAATGATGATTCTTGCCCAGCGGATCGGAGCGGAATCCTATGAGGATTTCAACCGCCATCTGTTCGGGAAGAACGTAGGCGGCATTATCAGCCTGTTCACCCTGGCTATTCTGATTGGAGTGAACAGCATTATGCTGGCCGGAGCGGGCGCGATTTTTGAGGAGCATCTCGGGCTCCACTATCAAACCGGGCTGGTGCTGACCGTAATCGGCTCTTATCTTCTGCTGAAAAGAGGCATTTCCGGCATTCTGCAGATGAACAGCATTGTCGTTCCCTTGATGCTGACCTTGTCGCTTATTATTATTTTCAACACGCTTGATCATCCGGGAGCGCATCACTTTTTGCAGCTTGGCACGAAACGCAGCGCCTTTGCCGCCGGACTGTCACCGTTTCTGTATACAGCGTTCAATTTGGGAATGTCACAGGCCGTCCTCGTTCCGATGGCCCGGCATACCCAGAATGAACGGCCGCTTATCTATGGCGGCATTCTCGGCGGTCTGGGCATCGGCTTTATGCTGATGGCGGCGCATTTTGCCATGAGCGCGCATATGCCGGGCATCTTGAAGTTTGAGATTCCGATGGGCAGCATTGCTTTCCGTCTCGGAGCGCTGGTACAGCTTGTGTATCTGATGCTAATCTTTCTGGAAATATTCAGCACCTTTGTCGCCGATATTTACGGGGTCACGCTACAACTGGCGCAACGCCTGCCGATCTCGTCCGCCTTCATTACACCTGCGGTCATGCTGACCTGCTATGTCTTCAGCCAGTTCGGCTTCAGCTCGCTGCTGGCGCTGTTCTATCCGATGTTCGGAGCGCTGTCGCTCGTCTGGGCGGTCAAATTAATCCTCGTTCCCATGGTTCCGCCGGGCAAATCGGTGGCACCTCCAAAATCGGAGCTGCTGCCCGCCCCCAAACCGGTTCCGCGGTCTACACGGAGATAA